The genomic segment GCCGTACCCCGCGGTATCTGCCTGGATGGAGCGCATTGCCGCGCTGCCGGGCCATGCGCCGCTGCCGCGCCCGAGCTGAAGCGTCGCGCCACCCCGCTTTTTCGCTCCTGCGGTTATGATGTGTTGGTCAGGCGAGCTTAGGCTCGTGGCACCTTCGACGACTTGCGCTTTTCCACGATGAGAACCTTCGGTTACGGGCACGCGGCGGGCAGCGACTGGCGCTCGGTCGTCGAGCGTTGCGTCGAACAGGTGCACACGCATGCGCCGGGCGCCAATCTCGGGTTCCTCTACGCCCACGACACATTCTCGGGGCAACTCGATCAGATGCTCGACCTCGTGCGCGAGCGGACCGGGGTGCAGCAGTGGGTCGGGAGCGTGGGTGTCGGCATTTGTGCCGGCGGGCGCGAGTACCTCGACGAGCCCGCCCTCGCGCTCATGCTGGGCGAGTTTCCCGAAGGTTCCTTCGAGGTGCTGCCGACGCTGCGCGGGACCGAGGCGCTGCCGCCGGGGCCGCTCTTCGCGCACGGGGCGCGCGCCAACTTTGCCGTCGTCCACGCCGATCCGCGCAATGGCCAGGTGCCGACCATCATCGGTGCGCTCTCCAAGAAGCTCGACAGCGGCTTTGCCGTCGGCGGGCTCACCAGCTCGCGCCGGGGCTATCACCAGGTCGCCAATGTCATCACTGCCGGGGGCGTCTCCGGGGTGCTCTTCAGCGGCGAAGTCGTGGTGTCGACGCGCCTGACGCAGGGTTGCCGGCCGGCGGGACCGCGGCACACGATCACGGAGTGTCAGCGCAACGTGATCGTCACTCTCGATGGTCGTCCCGCGTTCGACGTGCTGTCCGAGGATGTCGGACGCGGTCTCGTGCGGACGCCGCAGCGGCTCGGCGGGCGCATCTTCGCCGGCTTCCCGGTCGCCGGCTCGGACCGCGACGACTATCTGGTGC from the Betaproteobacteria bacterium genome contains:
- a CDS encoding FIST C-terminal domain-containing protein, which gives rise to MRTFGYGHAAGSDWRSVVERCVEQVHTHAPGANLGFLYAHDTFSGQLDQMLDLVRERTGVQQWVGSVGVGICAGGREYLDEPALALMLGEFPEGSFEVLPTLRGTEALPPGPLFAHGARANFAVVHADPRNGQVPTIIGALSKKLDSGFAVGGLTSSRRGYHQVANVITAGGVSGVLFSGEVVVSTRLTQGCRPAGPRHTITECQRNVIVTLDGRPAFDVLSEDVGRGLVRTPQRLGGRIFAGFPVAGSDRDDYLVRNLVGVDPESKLVAIGESLREGMPMMFCRRDAASAVEDMVQMLESIKEGLFTRPRGAVYYSCLGRGTSLFGPNSGELTLIRQSLGDLPLVGFFCNGEISHDRLYGYTGVLTLFL